A stretch of DNA from Candidatus Bathyarchaeota archaeon:
GTTTGCTTCTTAAATACACAAGAAGCGGTGCCGAAGTTACAGATGATGAAATAACTGAAGCGTTGACCCTTCATTTCAGCCGAGTTGGTCTGGAACAAGTTTTTTATCCCTTAATTGACAGCGAAGATTATCCTGTTTCAGTGAACAGTAACTCAAACCTTTTGGGTTTTGAGTTCAAACAAGACGAAAAACAGTTACGTTTGCAAGTGTCCGGCAAAACTGGAACCATTGGTTCCTGTAAAGTTGCAGTTCCCGAAAGTTTACTTTCAGGAAGTTTCACGTTAACCATGGACGATCATGGCCTAACAGCAGGAAATGATTATACCCAAACAGGGAACGGAACCCATCAAATTTTTGATGTCAGTTACGTTCACAGCGTCCACACAATTGAAATTACTGGCACTGAAACAATACCCGAGTTTTCTGCAGTGTTGCTTATGTCTTTGTTTCTGGTTTCGTCACTAATAGCGGTTGCAGTTTACAGAAAACGCCTTGTTGGTTCAACCGCATAAACTTTATTTTTTTAGTTTATTTTTTCTTTAGCTAATTCAGCCATGCCGCTGTTCCAGACTTGTTGCGTTTTGTCCGAAATTTGTTCCTCGTCAAATTCGGGGAAAATTCCATGCAACAGTTGGTGGAGTATAGTGTAAATTACTTCCATGATTCCTGCAGGGGGTGAAGACTGTAACGTGTTTTGGAAAAACTGTTGAGAAATTCGTATCTGCCCTTTTTTGTTGATATGGGTTGCACAGTCTTTTTGGCATTCGTCACAAGTGCAAAGGTTATACTGTAAATACAAGGCGCGGGTTTTTTGTTCGCCGTCTATTTCGGGGCTTGACTCTAAAACTGTTACTGCTGCGTTGTAAATTGCATCCAAGATTTGGTCTTGAGTTCGCATAACCGGTGAAGAGTCATCAAGCAATGGAATCAGTATTTCTGACTCTTTGTTTATGTCATGTTTGTTGCTGTATTCAATCCAGTTGTTATGCAAAAATTGAACTGGTTCAAACTCAAGTTTTTTCGTCCCTGTACACCTCAATAAATATGGTCAAGTAGCATCTTCTGTATCTTTTGGTTATTACAAGTTAATAAACCTAAAAATTACGATACAATTAGCTTCGAGCTTTTTTGCCTAATTCTTCAGCAAAACATTTTGGACATTTGCTAAATGGGAATACTTCACAAGTTCCATCTTCCAAAACTATTTTCATAACGTCCTCATCCCCCAACGGAGCTCCACAGGATTCACATTTGCGTTCAACCAAAACAAGCCCACCATTTGATTAGATTTGTTTGACCCAATCACGGTCATCTTTTTTTGGTTCCTTCGCCAGCTGAAAAACAATTTTTTCTAACATATCAACACGGAGTTTAAGTTCTGTTATCTGTTTTTGAAGATCAGAAACTGTTGAATCAGACATGATTAGGTTCTCCTTTTATTATGTGTTCAGCAAATGATATATAAAATTAGTATGGGATAACTCAGACGTTGTCATCATCTAGACACAAATAAAGTCGCCTCATTTTTTTAAAATCGACTATCAGTGTTTCTAATTTTTGTTGGTGAGCAATCTAAGTTAATTTTGAAATATAAAAAATAGATTTATTGTAAAAACAAAAAATGCAAAAAGGAAAAAAGATTGCAGTTTTAGGATAATATTTTTTTTTTAAAAAAAAAAAGAAAAGGGAAAGTTGGCAGTTTTGCCTAGTAGGCTGCTTTACTTCTTAGATGCGTTTGGCAGTGTTTTTATCATTTAACTTCTATCTGGGCTAGTAGACCGCTAACACGGAAGTCACCAGTCCAATCCACATTAGTTGTCGTAACCGGCAGACCGTAGTTGTAAGCAGTTGAACTGTAAGCACCACCGCGATTAAAGTTGTATAGACCTAAAGGTAGATTACTAAAGGTTGCGGAGTCTGGACCAACTCGTCCTCCAATTGCACCTATAGTCAAGACATTAGCTGTGCTGCCTCCAGAAAGCGAAATGCTTGGAACAGGGGATAACGAAGTGGATTCACCACTAATACCATTGTTTGAACCAGAGTCACGTACTGTCCAAGTGGTGGCTTCGCCAACATTTGTTCTAAAAATCTGATAGCACGTAGCATAATCACTATGACTGCCAGATACACTCCATGTGACCGAGACATCACCAGATTCAGTTCCTGTAGCTGTTTTAACAAAGAGAGCAACAGCACGACGGTCACCGGAACCTGTGTAAAACGATGCGACCTCTACTGCATTACCAAAGCCTTCATCAGCTGATGCTGTAAGTTCACCAGTAGTATAATCGCCGGTACGAGTGTTGGCTATTACAACAAGCAAGTCTCCTGCTTGGACTCCACTGAAACCTGTTGTAGTTGATGAAATTTGAGCTACTGTTGGAGGTGGTGTAGTTGTACCGCCTGTACCTGTTGCTGTCGTGAATGTTTTTTGGTGTTCAGTTGATAATCCGTCTGAGGTGACGATTTTTATTGTCACTCTTGGGTCGTCTTCCCATTTGATTGAGGGAGTAACCGTGGATGTTTCTGAAGGTCCAATTTCTTCAGGGCTAAAGTCTGGATTGGGGTCGAGTTCACCATTTACGTACAGGTCAACTAGTAAGACATTGGAGTCTCCTGTGTTTTGTACATATGCTACGTCTGTGGCGACGCTTTGTACTTGTATTTGTTTTCCAATTTTTGCTGTAGTAAAGTCCATGTATCCTGATACCCAAGCAAAGGCTACTAGGGCGGCAGAGACAGCAATTGCGATCATAAGAAGAACTGAAATTACGGGAGAAACTGCTTTAACAGAACGTCTAATTTTTGTTATTTTTCTCATTTTGTTTTCCTCTTTTTTTCGTTCATTAACGATTTTATAACACTATAAAATGCTTCAAAAAGTCATATATAATAACAGGAGGACGCTGTTTATAGAAAACAAATCAATAATTTTTGGTAATTTTTTCTATAACCAATTACTAGTTAGCAAGGCAATTGGTTATCTTTTACGTGAATTATTTTTTGAGTTTGTCTTAATCAGGATTCAAGCTTAATAAGTTTTTTACTTTACATGTTAAACTCAATACTGATTGCTTGCAGTTCCGTTGTCATTTAAGGTTACTTTGGAGAGTTTAGCTTGGACCTATCAAAGATCAGAATGAAAGAAAACATTGGCATGGTAATTAATGATACAAACACGACTCAATTTAGTTTTATAATAAGCCCATTAAAAGATAGGGTTCATGCAGAAAAAAACGATTACGTATGTGTTGATCACCCAACAAAGGGCAGTTCTTCGCAAATTCTAGGAATTATCACAGAAATCAGATGCTACGAACAAGTAGCAGGAGGGACAATCGGCGTAAAGGTTGGAAGAATGATGGCAGTAACCAAAATAATTGGATACATAAACACTAAAGATGAAACAAACAAAATTATTGAACTAAATACGCCCCCTAATCCTGGAAGTCGAGTTCATTTAATATATTCTGAGTTTCTGGTCAAAGTCTTTAACGTTAATCTCCATGGCAGTCCTTTCAAAATTCCTTTGCAGTTAGGAGAATCCATTTTTAAAGCAATAAACCAGAAAGAAGATAGCAAAACAATCGAATACTATTTGGATTTTACAAATTTTGTTAACTCTCATTCATTGATATCCTCGATGGACACTGTTGGAAAAACTGAAGCAGCAACAATTCTTGCTGAAGAAATCAATAAAAAAACCGATCAACCCCTAATCATTTTTGACCCTTATGGCGAATACGAAAATGTTATTTCCCAAAACAAAAGTTGTGAAATCGTTAATTTAACAGAAGCTAAAGAAATCAAACTTGAAATAATATCAAAAATTGAATCCAAAAAGATAGTTGTAGTAACCACAAAAAACTTAACTCCTGAAAAGAAAAGAAAAATTTATTCAAAATATCTTCAGTTTCTTTGGAACGCTAAACTTGAAGGGAAAATACCTAATTTCACGTTGTTTATTGAAAATCCAGAAAAAATCGATTCAGTAGCCTTAGAACAAATCGTTTATGAAGGAACAAAATATGGAATTGCAATAATACTAATATGCAAACAGCCATCTGCACTGGGCACAAATATTATTGTACAAATGAGCACCCAAATAATAGGTAGGACAAATGATGACGAGTACCTTGATTATCTTTTGAGGATATCCCCTAAAGAAGCAACTAAAATAACAGAACTTCAACCCAACCAATGGATGGTCATTTCCGATAGTCAACAACCAGTTTCATATGTTACATTAAGAAAAGTTTCTAAAAAATAGGATTTATCTTCAGGGATAATATGTGCATGCAGCCATGTTACCTAATGTTGTAAGAATATTATACGTTGTTTTTTGGGTTGGAGTTGAAATCCCCAACGTTGAAAATTGTAACACAATTTTTGCTCCACGTGCGATTCTTAAATTTAAATCTATAGGATAATGATTTGTATCACTGATTATCCAAACACGGGATAACCCTGCTTCAACACCGCCATTATTTGTTACTTCTAATCCCGTGGGATTTGATTCATCAGGGATTAACCTGACGGATAAAGGTGAATTCATCTTTTCAAAGTGAATTGTGTTCATTTCACGCGTTGCGGTATCATGCCACAGATATATGTTGGTAAAGACAAAAAAGACTATTACCAAAAACAGCACTGTTCCTACAACTTCAGCTGTACCTTTGCGACAATTTTTGAACATTGAGAATTTTTTTTGTAATTTTTTTACCACCATGTGTAGGTTCCCTCAAAAGATGTGCCTCTTTCGGTTACAATTTTGAACAGGTAACTTTCTCCCTGAACAAATGAAAGGCTTGATGATTGCAAAATTATATTTCCGTGACCACCAACCTCAATAGTTAGGCGCTCGGATAAGCCTAAGTTTATGTTTTCAACATAGATGTCAGAAATTGTCACATCAATTTTTCCGAAATTGTAAACCCATATATCACAAACCGTTTCTGAATTTATTGTTCTAAACCAAACATCTTCCACTGTTATAGATTCTAACACTGAACTTCCAGCTCCAATTTGATAGTCTCGAGAGTAATTTACAAAATATGCGAATACTCCACTCATTCCAATCATTACTATCAAAACCATCATCATTGCTGAAACAACATTAGAAACAGCTTTTTTGTTTTTAAATAAACGAATCATGCTAACACCATCCAAGTAGGTGGAATTAAAACCAAAAATATTGCATAGCCTAACACTGAGAGCAAAGCACCATGTTTAAGGCCACCTATTATTCTTCGTGTGCTTAATTTTCCAGCCATTAGACCTCCAAAGACTGCTGAAACAAGCATATTTTTGTAAAAGAAATCTGCAAACTGATCGGTATTTCCTATTGCTACATCACTCATTATGCTTTGAAAACCTTCAAGGGGAGAAAAAAAGGATTGCACCAAAATAGCAGCAGTTATAATAAAGACCCCAAATGCTGCATAGATCACAAGAATATAGGGTTTCATCTGAGTTGAAGTTTCTCGGTCCATTTCGTTCATTTCTTCCATGAAACCTGATGTTGCTGTGAAAACCTTTTTTATTGATCCTCCGGCATTGCTGGCTTCTAAAACAAGGGCGCAGAACCTATTTACAATAGAGGAGCCTACTCTTTCTTTAAAATTGATTAACGCATCTTCAAATGAGGTGCCCCAAGCCATTTGAACAGTAATTTTTTTTACCTCACTTGCTAAGGGTTCACTTATTAGTTTGTTATCTGCAATTTTTTCAAACGCTTTAACGATTGTTAAACCAGTTTCTTGAGATTCAGATATTCCTCGAACCAGCAACGGCATCTGGTTTTCTATGCCGTCTATCCATTTTTGATGATGATAATCCAATATCGCTGAAGGTATTAACAGTATCAAAATGGAAACAAGAAAAATTTCATTGGAGTAAGTAGAAAATATTTGACCATCAAAAATTGCTGACCATGCCAGAATAACCAAGACTACTATAACGGATAATGCAAACGTCAATTTTTTTATTTTGGAAGAAATTTTTCTCAACATAGTTCACCTCGGCGGAGTAAGGGAATCAACTGTTAGAAGGAGTATGCAAACCCCAGCAGGAGTAATAATAAAAGTTAAAATCATTAAGAGAATGTATGGGTCTAAGTTTCCGAATACAGCTACTCCTCCACCAATAAAAGACATTACTGAAAGCATTATGATTAATGTCAAGGGAAGAGCAATCATGAAACTAACATATACTTCGGCAATGCTGTTAAGATTCTCTAAGAAATTTTTCATTGACAACCTGCGTGCTTTCATGTAGACGTTTGCTTTTTCTCTTAAAAATGCGTCTAAATCCCCCCCTACATGGGCTGTGCTAATTACACCGTTAAGCAACGATGCAAATTTTGAAGAAGAAGATCTTGCTGAAGCATTTCTTAGTGCACCTTTTAGATCCTTTCCTAAAAGTTCAACATCTCCTACTGCCCGTCGGATTTCTTCACCAACTCCAAATTCATCTCCAACATTGCCAAGAGAACGCAAAATCCGTTCGGGGGGCATCCCGGAATTTGCCAATACTGCCATGAAATTTGAGATCAAAGGAAGGTTCACATCAATCTTGCGGGCAGTCGAATAAATCTTAAGGTTTGCATACAAATAGAAAGAACCTACGGAAATCAGTCCTGCACATATTCCTAGAAGAATTGAAACAATCAATGCTTGTAATAGAGATAAAAACGATACAATAATAATCAATGAAACAGAAAACGTAGTGATTCCTGCAACTAGAACTGTAAATGTAAGCAAACCTAGATAAACTTCAAAACTAGTTTTTGAAATTTTAGCCAAATCATTTTGCAAACTATTTAGGTTTGAGGTTAAAAACTTTGGAAGTTTTTCAGTCAAAGTCAACAAAAAAGAAAGAAATTTTTTATTCATTTTTTAAAACCTCATTTTTAAAGAATTCTGGCTTTGAAATGTAGTAACGAATGATGTCTGACACATCTCGGTGTCTTCGAATATGGTTTTTTTGCATCCACTCGATTAGTTTTGCTCTGTTTTGGAGTTCTTCTTGGATTTGTTCTATTTTTATTCCTTTTTTTTCAGCAATATTTTCAAGAATATAACTTCGACCAGTAAAATCAAAAGTGTCTTCAACAGGATTCCATTGATATGTTTCGTTGGTTAATATTTCACCTGAACGGGGATCTAGACCTACAATTTCTGTTGCAGCCACGGTTTTGCGAACAGGTTTGCCTTTGAATTCAACTTTTTTCTGAACTAAAATTATGTCAATACCTGCTATTAGGGTTCGGGGAATATTCATTGGGGCTGATTCAAGCCTGTAAACTGCAGACTCAGCAGATTCTGCGTGTATTGTTGACATTCCTAGATGGCCTGTGCTTACTGCTTGGAAAAGCGTGTATGCTTCTTCACCTCTAATTTCGCCTACAATTATGTAGTCAGGCCTTTGTCTTAGGGATGCTTTTAGCAAATCAAACAAAGTAATTTCTTCAGATTCCTTGTTACCAAAAATGGTTCTAGTAGCTGCTGGAATCCAGTTTTCATGAGGCAAGTTTAATTCAGGAGTGTCTTCAATTGACACAACTTTTAGGTCCGGTTTTATGAGCATGCTCAAACAGTTGAGCAGCGTTGTTTTTCCTGCTGCTATTCCTCCTGCAACAAGTATAGATATTCGATTTTCAATAGCATACCATAGATAGGCTGCCATTTCTTTTGATAAAGTTCCAAAATCAATTAAATCACTAATAGTGAAAGGATCTTCTTTGAATTTTCGAATAGTAAATGTTGAACCTTTTCGCGTTATTTCTGTTCCAAAAGTTAAGTTTATTCTGCTTCCATCAGGTAAAGAAGCATCTAATAAGGGATGGGCTATTGAAACATGACTTCCACACATGTAGGCTAATCTTAAGGCTATTAAATCTAGTTCAGGAATATTATCAAATTTTAAGTTAGTAACAATTGATTCATACTGTCTGTGCCATATATAGAGGGGAACGTTAACGCCGTCACATGAAATGTCTTCAATTAAATCATCTTGCATTAAAGGATCAATTTTTCCAAAACCAAGATTGTCTCTGACTATGTAGTAAAGAAGTTTTTCTTTTTGCTCTTCAGAAATTTTGAAATGATAATTATTTAAAATGTCAGCGGCTAATTTTTTGAGGTAAGTTTCAGCATTTTCTTTTGAATTCATTTCATCGGGTTTTAATTCAATAACTTCGTTTAGTATTCGTTTTAGACGAGCTAATGCAAGAGTTTCATTTTCATTCAATGAAGGCTCTTCAATTTTGTATAGTAGGTTGCCTCTTTGTTTTTCTTTAACAATTTTTACAAAAACAAACGGTTCTTTTAGAACATATTTTTCAACAACATCTTCTTGATTTGTATCCTCTTGAATTGCAAGATCATTATCTGCCTCAATTGAAGCAACTATCTTTGAAGATTTTCTTTTATAAAATTTAGATTTTGCAATGTTTTTCTTAGGAGTAAGATTCAATCTATTTTTTAGTTGCAGCATAAAATTAGCAATATTTTTAAAATTACCTTTAGTTATTTTTGAAGCTTCCAACTCTTTTTCAGAGGGTGACCTCTTTGTTTTATCTTCACGATCCAATTGTGTAAGCTCCTTAATGTTTCTTTTAACGTTTACAAAAAAGAGAAAAATGGGTCAACTCGAGATCCTTTTATGGGAATATTCCGGCATATTTGACCGATATTGAGTGTTAGGTGACGATTTCTATTCATGCTCTTTTGGTCTATGCCCAATGCTGAGTTTGTGGCGACATTGTGTATTGCATTTTTTCTCTTTTTAACTTCATTTACGATTAACATTATAAGAAGCCTCAAAAAGTCCTATTTAACAGCACAAGGATGCTGTTTATGTAATTGTGTTCTATATAAAAAATGGAAATATTTTCAGTAAAGAAATATTGAAGATAAATCAACTAAACATTTAATATGATAACGAATTAAAAAAGGCAGAGACCATGTTACTTATAGTGTACCTAAAAAGTCTAAATGAATGCATTGGATATTTCTAAGTAAGGGAAATGAGATGAAAGCTATAAAGACGGGTATTGCAAGTTTTGATTGGTATTTGAAAGGCGGTTTGGCCCCAACAGTCTTTTTACTTGTTGGAATTCCAGGGTCTGGAACTGAAATTTTTGCTAGACAAATTGCTTATAATTGTGCTTTAACCAACAAAATTTCTTACTTTACTATTAATTCAAATGGTGATTATATTAAGAAAAACATGTTGGATTACGGCTTTAATGTTGACCAACTTGAAAAGAATGGAAGTTGGAAAAATCTGCAAATCAATAAAGAGAATAATGTTGTAACCAGAGTAATTGATGAAATGGATGAACAAAGAACTGTAATTATTGATTCTCTTTCGGAGCTTATTTTGCAGCATAAACTGGAAACAGTTATTGATTTAATTACCCAAATGTGCCTAAAAAATAAGGGTTCAAATAGATTTCACATGCTTTTATTGACTGAAGGAATGCAAGACCAAAAAGTCGATAGTACAATCAAACATTTTGCAGAAGGTATTATTGAATTTAATATGTCTTGGATGGGAAATTCACATGTGAGGTATCTGTTTGTTAAAAAAAATC
This window harbors:
- a CDS encoding DUF87 domain-containing protein; translated protein: MDLSKIRMKENIGMVINDTNTTQFSFIISPLKDRVHAEKNDYVCVDHPTKGSSSQILGIITEIRCYEQVAGGTIGVKVGRMMAVTKIIGYINTKDETNKIIELNTPPNPGSRVHLIYSEFLVKVFNVNLHGSPFKIPLQLGESIFKAINQKEDSKTIEYYLDFTNFVNSHSLISSMDTVGKTEAATILAEEINKKTDQPLIIFDPYGEYENVISQNKSCEIVNLTEAKEIKLEIISKIESKKIVVVTTKNLTPEKKRKIYSKYLQFLWNAKLEGKIPNFTLFIENPEKIDSVALEQIVYEGTKYGIAIILICKQPSALGTNIIVQMSTQIIGRTNDDEYLDYLLRISPKEATKITELQPNQWMVISDSQQPVSYVTLRKVSKK
- a CDS encoding type II secretion system F family protein; the protein is MRKISSKIKKLTFALSVIVVLVILAWSAIFDGQIFSTYSNEIFLVSILILLIPSAILDYHHQKWIDGIENQMPLLVRGISESQETGLTIVKAFEKIADNKLISEPLASEVKKITVQMAWGTSFEDALINFKERVGSSIVNRFCALVLEASNAGGSIKKVFTATSGFMEEMNEMDRETSTQMKPYILVIYAAFGVFIITAAILVQSFFSPLEGFQSIMSDVAIGNTDQFADFFYKNMLVSAVFGGLMAGKLSTRRIIGGLKHGALLSVLGYAIFLVLIPPTWMVLA
- a CDS encoding type II secretion system F family protein, translated to MNKKFLSFLLTLTEKLPKFLTSNLNSLQNDLAKISKTSFEVYLGLLTFTVLVAGITTFSVSLIIIVSFLSLLQALIVSILLGICAGLISVGSFYLYANLKIYSTARKIDVNLPLISNFMAVLANSGMPPERILRSLGNVGDEFGVGEEIRRAVGDVELLGKDLKGALRNASARSSSSKFASLLNGVISTAHVGGDLDAFLREKANVYMKARRLSMKNFLENLNSIAEVYVSFMIALPLTLIIMLSVMSFIGGGVAVFGNLDPYILLMILTFIITPAGVCILLLTVDSLTPPR
- a CDS encoding type II/IV secretion system ATPase subunit, whose amino-acid sequence is MDREDKTKRSPSEKELEASKITKGNFKNIANFMLQLKNRLNLTPKKNIAKSKFYKRKSSKIVASIEADNDLAIQEDTNQEDVVEKYVLKEPFVFVKIVKEKQRGNLLYKIEEPSLNENETLALARLKRILNEVIELKPDEMNSKENAETYLKKLAADILNNYHFKISEEQKEKLLYYIVRDNLGFGKIDPLMQDDLIEDISCDGVNVPLYIWHRQYESIVTNLKFDNIPELDLIALRLAYMCGSHVSIAHPLLDASLPDGSRINLTFGTEITRKGSTFTIRKFKEDPFTISDLIDFGTLSKEMAAYLWYAIENRISILVAGGIAAGKTTLLNCLSMLIKPDLKVVSIEDTPELNLPHENWIPAATRTIFGNKESEEITLFDLLKASLRQRPDYIIVGEIRGEEAYTLFQAVSTGHLGMSTIHAESAESAVYRLESAPMNIPRTLIAGIDIILVQKKVEFKGKPVRKTVAATEIVGLDPRSGEILTNETYQWNPVEDTFDFTGRSYILENIAEKKGIKIEQIQEELQNRAKLIEWMQKNHIRRHRDVSDIIRYYISKPEFFKNEVLKNE